From Desulfovibrio porci, one genomic window encodes:
- the rfbC gene encoding dTDP-4-dehydrorhamnose 3,5-epimerase, producing the protein MEIERTGIDGVIIVKPQVHGDARGFFVETWQQERYAAVGIDLPFVQDNHSRSARGILRGMHFQRKHPQGKLVYVSLGTIFDVVVDIRPQSPTFGQWTGVTLDAAQQHQLWVPPGMAHGFLALSDAVHLHYKCTDFYRPEDEGSLRWDDPDIAIAWPCADPVLSGKDAAAPLWGEVKRSLVAQGR; encoded by the coding sequence ATGGAAATCGAACGCACAGGCATTGACGGCGTCATCATCGTAAAGCCGCAGGTGCACGGCGACGCGCGCGGCTTTTTTGTGGAAACCTGGCAGCAGGAGCGCTATGCCGCCGTGGGCATTGACCTGCCCTTTGTACAGGACAATCATTCCCGTTCCGCCAGAGGCATTCTGCGGGGCATGCACTTTCAGCGCAAGCATCCGCAGGGCAAGCTTGTTTACGTTTCCCTGGGGACGATCTTTGACGTGGTCGTGGATATTCGGCCCCAATCGCCCACCTTCGGGCAGTGGACCGGCGTAACACTGGACGCGGCGCAACAGCATCAGCTCTGGGTTCCCCCCGGCATGGCGCACGGCTTCCTCGCTCTGAGCGACGCGGTGCACCTGCATTATAAGTGCACGGACTTTTACCGCCCCGAGGATGAAGGCTCCCTGCGCTGGGATGATCCTGATATCGCCATCGCCTGGCCGTGCGCCGATCCCGTGCTCTCCGGCAAGGACGCCGCCGCGCCCCTGTGGGGTGAGGTCAAGCGTTCCCTCGTTGCACAGGGGCGCTGA
- a CDS encoding class I SAM-dependent methyltransferase: MEFTGERFVPSCQGEIAAEHYHRYFFAAGLVSGKHVLDIASGEGYGTHILAQSAARAAGVDISPEAVASATKNYAGENISFLEGSAVAIPLPDASVDVVVSFETLEHLHEQEKMLQEISRVLRDDGLLIMSTPNRPVFSSRGVDQFHVKELCREEFTTLLTNQFAHVSLLGQRVMYGSLLSGTGGEPFLLRQCGEDAGMEHLPFMEQAMYFIALASNGPLPSTGSSFFDYPLEKSDPAARLRESLADLQGRHDALRSAHDAAQARLEAMEAAYASILASRSWRVMAPLRRLGSLLRGDRKKGRN; this comes from the coding sequence ATGGAATTCACGGGAGAACGCTTTGTCCCTTCATGCCAGGGAGAAATCGCGGCCGAGCATTATCACCGCTATTTCTTCGCTGCGGGTCTTGTTTCCGGCAAGCACGTCCTGGACATAGCCTCCGGGGAAGGCTACGGCACGCACATTCTGGCGCAATCCGCCGCACGCGCCGCCGGAGTGGATATTTCCCCGGAAGCTGTCGCCAGCGCCACAAAAAATTACGCCGGAGAAAACATCTCGTTCCTGGAAGGCAGCGCCGTCGCCATTCCTCTGCCCGATGCCAGCGTGGATGTGGTGGTCAGCTTTGAAACCTTGGAGCATTTGCACGAACAGGAAAAAATGCTTCAGGAAATCAGTCGCGTTCTGCGGGATGACGGCCTTCTGATCATGTCCACTCCTAACAGGCCGGTTTTCAGCAGTCGCGGCGTCGACCAGTTCCATGTAAAAGAGCTGTGCCGTGAGGAGTTTACAACCTTGCTGACAAACCAGTTCGCCCATGTTTCCCTGCTGGGGCAGAGGGTTATGTACGGTTCCCTGTTGAGCGGCACGGGCGGCGAGCCCTTTCTGCTGCGTCAATGCGGCGAAGACGCCGGTATGGAACATCTGCCTTTTATGGAACAGGCCATGTATTTCATCGCCCTGGCCAGCAATGGGCCCCTGCCGTCCACAGGCAGTTCTTTTTTCGATTACCCCCTGGAAAAAAGCGATCCGGCGGCGCGGTTGCGGGAGAGCCTCGCGGATCTGCAAGGACGCCATGACGCCCTGCGGAGTGCCCACGACGCGGCGCAAGCGCGCCTTGAGGCCATGGAAGCGGCCTATGCCTCCATCCTCGCCTCGCGGTCTTGGCGTGTCATGGCGCCGTTGCGCCGCCTGGGAAGTCTTCTCCGGGGAGACAGGAAGAAGGGCAGGAATTGA
- a CDS encoding ABC transporter ATP-binding protein yields the protein MCSDAGAVINVDGISKFFEIYSKPSHRLWQMAFRGRRCFYEPFWALRDVSFDVRRGECVGIIGRNGAGKSTLLQVITGTLAPSSGNVDVKGRVAALLELGSGFNPEFTGRENVYLNASILGLTREEIDARFDDIAAFADIGDFIEQPVKSYSSGMVVRLAFAVVAHVDADVLIIDEALSVGDAFFTQKCMRFLRRFIAERTALFVSHDTAAVNSLCSRAILMENGRIKQIGSPKEVTETYLKDMYEAHQGSSAPTDEAAGAEVAGDTESAAAPEEFRDMRADFINASNLRNDIQVFAFNENSEAFGKKGATIVDAVLLDAENHPLNWIVGGEPVSLRITVQAHKDIFGPIVGFFCNNRLGQQIFGDNTFLVYRDKPVFLRAGQKLSASFSFTMPILEVGDYSFSVAVAEGTQEEHVQHDWKHDALLLRSTTTSCHTGMVGIPMKQISLNVI from the coding sequence ATGTGCTCTGACGCCGGGGCCGTCATCAACGTCGACGGCATTTCCAAGTTCTTCGAAATATACTCCAAGCCTTCGCACCGCCTCTGGCAGATGGCATTCAGGGGCAGGCGCTGCTTTTACGAGCCGTTCTGGGCTCTGCGGGATGTTTCCTTCGACGTGCGGCGCGGGGAATGCGTGGGGATTATCGGCCGCAACGGCGCGGGCAAAAGCACGCTGCTTCAGGTCATCACCGGCACGCTCGCTCCTTCGTCGGGCAACGTCGACGTGAAGGGCCGGGTGGCCGCCCTGCTGGAGCTGGGCAGCGGCTTCAACCCCGAATTCACAGGCCGCGAGAACGTCTATCTGAATGCCTCCATCCTCGGCCTGACGCGGGAGGAGATCGACGCCCGTTTTGATGATATCGCGGCCTTCGCGGACATCGGCGACTTCATCGAGCAGCCGGTCAAGAGCTATTCCAGCGGCATGGTGGTGCGCCTGGCATTCGCCGTAGTGGCCCATGTGGACGCGGACGTGCTGATCATTGACGAGGCCCTTTCCGTGGGCGACGCCTTTTTCACGCAGAAATGCATGCGCTTCCTGCGCCGCTTCATTGCCGAGCGTACCGCGCTTTTCGTCAGTCATGACACCGCCGCCGTGAACAGTCTGTGCAGCAGGGCCATCCTCATGGAAAACGGGAGGATAAAACAGATAGGGAGCCCCAAGGAAGTGACGGAAACCTATCTGAAAGACATGTACGAAGCCCATCAGGGTTCCAGCGCCCCCACTGACGAAGCAGCCGGAGCGGAGGTCGCCGGGGACACAGAAAGCGCCGCAGCACCCGAGGAATTCCGCGACATGCGCGCGGACTTCATCAATGCCAGCAACCTGCGCAACGATATTCAGGTCTTCGCTTTCAACGAAAACAGCGAGGCTTTCGGCAAAAAAGGAGCCACCATCGTGGACGCGGTTCTTCTTGACGCTGAAAACCATCCGCTGAACTGGATCGTGGGCGGCGAGCCCGTGTCGTTGCGGATCACGGTACAGGCCCACAAGGATATTTTCGGCCCCATCGTCGGCTTTTTTTGCAACAACCGCCTGGGCCAACAGATCTTCGGGGACAATACCTTTCTGGTGTACAGGGATAAACCCGTGTTTCTGCGCGCGGGGCAGAAGCTTAGTGCAAGCTTTTCCTTTACCATGCCCATTCTTGAAGTGGGGGATTACAGCTTTTCCGTCGCCGTGGCCGAGGGAACGCAAGAGGAGCACGTTCAGCACGACTGGAAGCACGACGCCCTGCTTTTGCGGTCAACGACCACCAGCTGCCATACGGGTATGGTGGGCATTCCCATGAAGCAGATCAGTCTCAACGTCATTTAG
- a CDS encoding ABC transporter permease, whose translation MLLFNIFAAPRLLCRHKGLFRQMLQRNISARYRGSVLGLVWSFAHPLMMLAVYTFVFGIVFKARWGVETLDENRAAFPLIMFCGLAVFNLFSESVNSSGSLIVNHTGFVKKVIFPLELLPLCTVATAFFFGAAWFSLLLLGACVFLQSLSWTMCLLPLTLLPLLLFTAGVSFIIAAFGVYLRDVPQLVGVVTQILFFMTPIFYPVSLVPERLRWLLYLNPLTPMVEETRKLFLYGQEPDYMVCLWLFLFSLAVFQIGFVCFSKMKKGFADVL comes from the coding sequence ATGCTTTTATTCAACATCTTCGCCGCGCCGCGTCTGCTGTGCCGCCACAAGGGGCTCTTCAGGCAGATGCTGCAAAGGAACATCAGCGCCCGTTACCGGGGGTCTGTGCTGGGGCTCGTCTGGAGCTTCGCCCATCCTTTGATGATGCTGGCGGTCTATACCTTTGTCTTCGGCATTGTTTTCAAGGCGCGCTGGGGAGTGGAAACCCTGGACGAGAACCGGGCCGCCTTTCCCCTGATCATGTTCTGCGGCCTGGCGGTCTTCAATCTCTTTTCCGAAAGCGTCAACAGCAGCGGCAGTCTCATTGTAAACCACACCGGTTTCGTCAAAAAGGTCATTTTCCCCCTGGAACTGCTGCCCCTGTGTACGGTGGCCACAGCCTTTTTCTTCGGGGCGGCCTGGTTCAGCCTGCTTTTGCTGGGGGCCTGCGTTTTCCTGCAATCCCTGTCATGGACCATGTGCCTTCTGCCCCTGACCCTGTTGCCCCTGCTGCTGTTCACCGCAGGAGTGTCCTTCATCATCGCCGCCTTTGGGGTCTACCTGCGGGATGTTCCCCAGCTTGTGGGCGTGGTGACGCAGATTCTTTTTTTCATGACCCCTATTTTCTATCCCGTGTCGCTGGTGCCCGAGCGCCTGCGCTGGCTGCTGTATCTGAACCCGTTGACGCCCATGGTGGAAGAAACCCGCAAATTGTTTCTGTACGGGCAGGAGCCTGACTATATGGTCTGCCTGTGGCTGTTTCTCTTTTCCCTGGCCGTGTTTCAGATCGGCTTTGTCTGCTTCAGCAAAATGAAGAAGGGGTTTGCGGATGTGCTCTGA
- a CDS encoding rhamnan synthesis F family protein yields MLTGYALALAADKDIQAKYKQINFASRDGYLPHAIYGIIQRHLGGLPGRYCHAGRRAYYPFLYASFYDYAKSRRHGGDMGYTLYDFLKAHFTGSALLAHLDEKLTEVEKNTLFFEEKEKSLSVITRFQSDIELFLRDKRARIQKYYNQTLSREEERHLIFDLGYSGSISRALSAVVGKPVDKLYFWEDPENRSADKQCGTSTRVFAESAGRDAASRLVFEELFSPCEGGVVDFDEKGQPVFETLAASEAMEADLAAVHTACRDFAEAFCAQFGEYAKYVTLTHGEPPLDICHVLLNETPFCNQRLFRNILFPDPVYHNETHSLEKKLERFLPQKTVFSGTGFDTPHTARTYKAPLTGSFKLGIHLHLHNILLVDEVVRYLQEFPADFDLYVTITDAAYTQTVARLLNRALIPGAKNVVTLPGQNRGRDVAPWILGMRPYQAGYDLFCHIHAKESSYLDFGEEWRAYLFDNLIHGDAVREIIGIFHADPQMGCLFPPVFDKLHSFMTTRNIPLSGLTNEMDQARRLLRRMGLRDEICRSEIFFPVGNMLWYRPHALRQLFTFDLALEEFAAEPIGVEGTLAHALERLPALIAARNGYQAGTFARTA; encoded by the coding sequence ATGCTGACCGGCTATGCGCTCGCCCTTGCGGCGGACAAAGATATTCAGGCCAAATACAAGCAAATCAATTTCGCATCACGCGACGGCTACCTGCCACATGCCATATACGGCATCATACAGCGGCATCTGGGCGGCCTGCCCGGCAGATATTGCCACGCTGGACGTCGGGCCTATTATCCCTTTCTCTATGCCTCCTTTTATGACTACGCCAAATCCCGGCGGCATGGCGGCGATATGGGTTATACCCTGTATGATTTTCTGAAAGCCCATTTTACCGGATCCGCACTTCTGGCGCATCTGGACGAAAAACTGACTGAAGTTGAAAAAAACACTCTGTTTTTTGAGGAAAAAGAAAAGTCTCTGTCTGTCATCACACGCTTTCAAAGTGATATTGAACTGTTCCTGCGCGATAAGCGCGCGCGGATACAAAAATATTACAACCAGACATTGTCCAGGGAAGAAGAACGCCACCTTATCTTTGACCTGGGTTATTCCGGTTCCATAAGCCGGGCGCTTTCCGCTGTCGTCGGCAAGCCCGTGGACAAGCTGTATTTTTGGGAAGATCCCGAAAACAGGTCGGCGGACAAGCAATGCGGCACCAGCACGCGCGTGTTCGCGGAAAGCGCCGGTAGGGATGCGGCCAGCAGGCTTGTTTTTGAGGAACTGTTCTCCCCATGCGAAGGCGGTGTGGTGGACTTTGATGAGAAAGGGCAGCCCGTGTTTGAAACCCTTGCCGCAAGCGAGGCCATGGAAGCGGACCTCGCCGCCGTGCATACCGCATGCCGTGACTTTGCCGAGGCCTTTTGCGCGCAGTTCGGCGAATATGCGAAATATGTCACGCTGACTCACGGAGAGCCGCCTCTTGACATCTGCCACGTCCTTCTGAATGAAACGCCATTTTGCAATCAGCGGCTGTTCAGAAACATTCTGTTCCCTGATCCGGTGTACCATAACGAAACCCATTCTCTGGAAAAAAAACTGGAGCGATTTCTGCCGCAAAAAACGGTTTTCTCCGGAACCGGCTTTGACACGCCCCACACTGCGCGCACCTACAAGGCTCCTCTGACCGGCAGTTTCAAACTCGGCATCCATCTGCATCTGCACAACATCCTTCTTGTTGATGAAGTTGTGCGTTATCTTCAGGAATTCCCCGCGGATTTTGATCTTTATGTTACCATAACCGACGCCGCATATACACAGACCGTGGCGCGCCTCCTGAACCGCGCTCTGATTCCCGGGGCAAAAAACGTCGTCACGCTGCCGGGTCAGAACCGGGGCAGGGATGTGGCTCCGTGGATACTGGGCATGCGGCCGTATCAGGCCGGCTATGACCTTTTTTGCCACATCCATGCCAAAGAATCGTCCTATCTGGATTTTGGCGAAGAATGGCGCGCCTACCTTTTTGACAATTTGATTCACGGCGACGCGGTCAGGGAAATTATCGGCATTTTCCATGCGGATCCGCAGATGGGATGTCTTTTCCCGCCTGTCTTCGACAAGCTGCATTCCTTCATGACCACACGGAACATCCCCCTTTCGGGGCTGACGAATGAGATGGATCAGGCCCGTCGCCTGCTGCGCCGCATGGGTCTGCGGGATGAAATCTGCCGTTCGGAGATCTTCTTCCCCGTGGGTAACATGCTCTGGTACCGGCCGCATGCCCTGCGACAACTGTTTACTTTTGACCTCGCTCTCGAAGAGTTCGCGGCCGAGCCTATTGGCGTTGAAGGAACACTCGCGCACGCCCTTGAAAGGCTGCCCGCCCTCATTGCCGCGCGCAACGGCTATCAGGCGGGAACCTTTGCCAGAACGGCCTGA
- a CDS encoding glycosyltransferase yields MSTGYKIKAFLGSKLRKFLTAVCLLPSSFAYYKNFSAMYAHIKVGKCFFLDQIKNYHQIVSKMKLWIFPFKYIALPMFIFALSLYQNKSIVISMRQIAQNIKKYGWRGLISLDHITGFSQQYSLEFQEILNAWNKDHPRICAFDQNLTVVIPVFNGIEHLRRLLPQIIERSPQQTQFIFIDDVSTDDKVIPFISDAIKKYKTCKLISNKKNLGFVKTVNKGMAMVETPFAIIANTDILVPEDWVPRIMHPFVSDRKIASATPFSNSAALFSFPKPGQDNALIPPFTLDEVDTAFQGVKADSAPECRTHSGVGFCMAIDMACWREIGPFDEDTFGRGYGEETDWCMRADSRGWANVLVPNLFVQHVHGGSFMAAEKKRLCQEHMQIVRKRWPKQIADMRRHVATDPWKSYRTLAALLLSQGGKGCLLLIDWQGEGVGARAYRDFQLGRFKDEGWRVLLLTYNNAATTFCLELSFINIDTNISIELDKIETLFHIIKINHVFINNLAFYPQPEEFMARLIRLRKNYQFYLEYVFHDFLSICPSIFLLNKEGYCAGGSVESCTNCVSNQKILMRTDMQAWRAAWRGLFAACDGIRCFSESTLDIAGKFFDISAKTRVCEHAPLQPALVGKWQPPLPGDQLHPVAFIGNFDFCKGNSIILELADKIKNERLPLRLIVIGRNESRYAHDAITFHGKYDRKDLPEILSKYGVEAALFPSIWPETFSYVVQEIMLMGLPFVCFDLGAPAERVRKSAYKDSVIAHDVSSDSMMNALDALFSRKYGIHILQKSS; encoded by the coding sequence ATGTCGACGGGTTATAAAATAAAAGCCTTTCTGGGTTCAAAACTACGTAAATTTTTGACAGCCGTCTGTCTTCTCCCGTCATCATTTGCGTACTATAAAAATTTTTCGGCTATGTATGCCCATATAAAAGTCGGGAAATGTTTTTTCCTGGATCAGATAAAAAATTATCACCAGATAGTTTCAAAAATGAAGCTATGGATATTCCCATTTAAATACATCGCATTGCCAATGTTTATATTTGCGCTTTCTCTATATCAAAATAAAAGCATTGTTATTTCCATGCGGCAAATTGCGCAAAACATAAAAAAATATGGATGGCGCGGGCTCATTTCACTGGATCATATCACTGGCTTTTCACAACAATATTCCCTTGAATTCCAAGAAATCCTGAATGCATGGAACAAGGACCACCCGCGCATCTGTGCATTCGATCAAAATCTTACTGTGGTAATCCCTGTTTTTAATGGGATCGAGCACCTGAGAAGATTGCTGCCGCAAATTATTGAGCGCAGTCCACAGCAAACACAATTTATTTTTATAGATGATGTCAGTACTGACGATAAAGTAATACCATTTATATCAGATGCAATAAAAAAATATAAGACATGCAAACTTATATCAAACAAGAAAAACCTTGGGTTTGTAAAAACCGTTAATAAAGGAATGGCAATGGTGGAAACACCATTCGCCATCATTGCCAATACCGATATTTTAGTTCCTGAGGACTGGGTTCCCAGGATCATGCATCCTTTCGTCTCAGATCGCAAAATCGCCTCCGCGACCCCTTTCTCAAATTCGGCCGCCCTGTTCAGCTTTCCCAAACCCGGCCAGGATAACGCCCTGATTCCTCCGTTCACCCTGGATGAAGTGGATACGGCATTTCAGGGCGTCAAGGCGGATAGCGCGCCGGAGTGCCGGACGCATTCGGGCGTGGGATTTTGCATGGCCATAGATATGGCCTGCTGGCGCGAAATCGGCCCGTTTGACGAAGATACTTTCGGCAGAGGCTATGGCGAAGAAACAGACTGGTGCATGCGGGCCGATTCCAGGGGATGGGCAAACGTGCTTGTTCCCAATCTGTTTGTGCAGCATGTCCATGGCGGCAGTTTTATGGCCGCCGAAAAAAAACGTTTATGCCAGGAGCACATGCAGATTGTCAGGAAGCGCTGGCCCAAACAGATCGCCGACATGCGCCGGCATGTAGCCACGGATCCGTGGAAATCGTACAGGACGCTGGCGGCCCTGCTCCTTTCCCAGGGCGGAAAGGGCTGCCTGCTGCTGATTGACTGGCAAGGCGAAGGCGTTGGCGCGCGCGCATACAGGGATTTTCAATTAGGCCGCTTCAAGGATGAAGGCTGGCGTGTGCTTTTATTGACATATAACAATGCCGCAACGACATTTTGCCTGGAACTCAGCTTCATCAATATAGATACTAATATTTCTATTGAATTGGATAAAATCGAAACACTATTCCATATAATAAAAATAAATCATGTATTTATCAACAATCTTGCCTTTTACCCGCAGCCTGAAGAATTCATGGCACGCCTGATAAGGTTGAGAAAAAATTATCAATTTTACCTTGAATATGTCTTTCATGATTTTCTCTCCATCTGTCCCTCAATATTTTTGTTGAATAAAGAGGGATATTGCGCGGGCGGTTCAGTCGAATCCTGCACTAACTGCGTTTCCAATCAGAAGATTTTAATGAGAACCGACATGCAGGCATGGAGAGCCGCCTGGCGAGGCCTGTTTGCGGCATGCGACGGCATTCGCTGTTTTTCAGAGTCCACGCTGGATATCGCCGGTAAATTTTTTGATATTTCCGCCAAAACCAGAGTATGCGAGCATGCCCCCCTGCAGCCGGCTCTTGTGGGCAAATGGCAGCCGCCCCTTCCGGGGGATCAACTCCATCCTGTTGCATTTATAGGGAATTTCGATTTCTGCAAGGGAAATTCCATTATTCTGGAACTTGCCGACAAAATAAAAAATGAGCGCCTCCCCCTGCGTCTGATCGTCATTGGGCGCAATGAAAGCCGATACGCGCATGACGCCATAACCTTTCATGGTAAATACGACAGGAAGGATCTGCCCGAAATTCTTTCAAAGTATGGGGTGGAAGCGGCGCTCTTTCCCTCCATCTGGCCCGAAACATTCAGCTATGTCGTACAGGAAATCATGCTGATGGGCCTTCCTTTTGTCTGCTTTGATCTTGGCGCGCCTGCGGAACGCGTCAGAAAGAGTGCATATAAGGATTCCGTGATCGCTCATGATGTTTCATCTGACAGTATGATGAACGCATTGGACGCGTTATTCTCCCGGAAATACGGTATTCATATTTTACAAAAATCCTCATAG
- a CDS encoding glycosyltransferase, with product MAENTLREKLRNAFSFREDNHARLGLFLRRGHLPARLANFAFNAVCKTARDVRRVTRRQEPASARTGVCALIAELSLPQCLHYRVRERAAQLEHLGWKVRTCDWLDYESAILALQLADCALFYRVSMIRHVPALYAEARRLGLSILYDIDDLIFLEEDLAAHLAPMRLPPELAARMLEFAPKIREAMEAADVLLVSTLGLKKRVDSRVQPETARSGDGPGRKCFVVHNSIADELAAMARELPARTGSGNEIRMFYGSGSDTHGADFMLIADALRQAMEKDARLHLHLHGPLELPPGFESCAGRVHCVPFLDKDIYYRIMADYDIALMPLVQDVFNDGKSDIKYQEASLFGIPSIASPSAEFLASITDGVDGLIAAAPEEWRDKILQLASSPALRAAMGQRARSNVLARYARSAIAERELAPVLPPQKKTTGKRLLLVNAVFGHDAADGAAAVVENTAMELCGQGFEVFVFSADLADGMPQGRLARRKQHGVTVISAAVRPDFAAYDNEEVEGLFHQVLWAVQPDLVHFHCIQGMGDLAGECLRSGVPYVVTMHHSWWVCPRPFMLDASGNYCARQTVDLEVCRRRCGLADEKGYRRRIRMEETVGRARAVFTPSDFQAAVVRRHFPRCSVVRTNRNGILLPRASRPSRPEGPLRLGYIGGKAHHRGYFFLAKALRGLQRDDFELIFADPGPAREEGGMTGAEDEALWEGLRRRILPLTRRQDMDGLYAHMDVLLFPSLTAESFGLPIREALARDVFVLSSDCGGPREAIIHGENGLLFPLGDLESFREHLRDILQNQNRFKNYRTANYGDMRGIEDQAKELAAAYEEILRQ from the coding sequence ATGGCGGAAAACACGCTACGCGAAAAATTGCGGAACGCCTTTTCCTTTCGCGAGGACAATCACGCGCGTCTGGGGCTTTTTCTCCGGCGTGGGCATCTCCCGGCGCGGCTGGCCAATTTCGCTTTCAACGCGGTCTGCAAGACGGCCCGGGACGTGCGGCGCGTCACCCGGCGGCAGGAGCCCGCCTCCGCACGGACGGGCGTCTGCGCGCTTATCGCGGAACTCAGCCTTCCCCAGTGCCTGCATTACCGGGTCAGGGAAAGGGCGGCGCAATTGGAACATCTTGGCTGGAAGGTGCGCACATGTGACTGGCTGGACTACGAATCCGCCATACTGGCCTTGCAGTTGGCGGACTGCGCGCTTTTCTACCGGGTGTCCATGATCCGGCACGTGCCCGCCCTGTACGCCGAGGCCCGGCGTCTTGGACTGTCCATTCTGTATGATATCGACGACCTTATTTTCCTGGAGGAAGATCTGGCCGCGCATCTGGCTCCCATGCGACTGCCGCCGGAGCTCGCCGCGCGCATGCTGGAGTTCGCCCCCAAAATCCGTGAAGCCATGGAGGCGGCGGATGTGCTGCTTGTCAGCACGCTCGGGCTCAAAAAACGTGTTGACAGCAGGGTTCAGCCGGAGACGGCCCGCAGTGGCGATGGCCCTGGACGGAAATGTTTTGTGGTGCACAATTCCATCGCGGACGAACTGGCCGCCATGGCTCGGGAGCTTCCGGCCAGAACCGGAAGCGGCAATGAAATCCGCATGTTTTACGGCAGCGGCTCCGACACGCACGGAGCCGACTTCATGCTTATCGCCGACGCGTTGCGTCAGGCCATGGAAAAAGACGCCCGGCTGCACCTGCACCTGCACGGTCCTCTTGAGCTGCCTCCCGGCTTTGAAAGCTGCGCCGGGCGCGTGCACTGCGTCCCCTTTCTGGACAAGGATATCTATTACCGGATCATGGCGGACTATGACATCGCCCTCATGCCGCTGGTTCAGGACGTGTTCAATGACGGCAAGAGCGATATAAAATACCAGGAAGCATCCCTGTTCGGCATACCTTCCATCGCCTCGCCCTCGGCCGAATTTCTCGCCAGCATCACTGACGGGGTGGACGGCCTGATCGCCGCCGCCCCGGAAGAATGGCGGGACAAAATTCTCCAATTGGCTTCCAGCCCGGCTTTACGCGCGGCCATGGGGCAAAGGGCCCGCAGCAATGTTCTTGCCCGCTATGCCCGCTCGGCTATCGCCGAACGGGAGCTGGCTCCCGTCTTGCCCCCGCAGAAAAAAACGACCGGCAAACGCCTTCTGCTGGTCAATGCCGTTTTCGGCCACGACGCCGCTGACGGAGCGGCAGCAGTCGTGGAAAACACGGCCATGGAGCTATGCGGGCAGGGTTTTGAAGTCTTCGTCTTCAGCGCGGATCTGGCGGACGGCATGCCGCAAGGACGCCTCGCGCGGCGGAAGCAGCACGGCGTCACGGTCATCAGCGCCGCTGTGCGGCCGGACTTCGCGGCGTATGACAATGAAGAAGTGGAAGGACTTTTTCACCAGGTTCTGTGGGCCGTGCAGCCGGATCTGGTTCATTTCCACTGCATCCAGGGCATGGGCGATCTTGCCGGAGAATGCCTCCGTTCAGGCGTGCCTTACGTCGTCACCATGCATCACAGCTGGTGGGTTTGCCCCCGCCCTTTCATGCTGGACGCCTCGGGAAACTATTGCGCCCGGCAGACCGTGGACCTCGAGGTTTGCCGCCGCCGCTGCGGGCTGGCGGATGAAAAGGGCTACCGCAGACGGATCCGCATGGAGGAAACTGTGGGCCGGGCGCGGGCCGTTTTTACTCCGTCCGATTTCCAGGCGGCTGTTGTCCGTCGGCATTTCCCCCGCTGCAGCGTTGTGCGGACCAACCGCAACGGCATTCTCCTTCCGCGCGCCTCCCGCCCCTCCAGGCCGGAGGGGCCGTTGCGTTTAGGCTACATCGGCGGCAAAGCCCACCACAGGGGCTATTTCTTCCTGGCCAAAGCCCTGCGTGGCCTGCAACGCGACGACTTTGAACTGATATTTGCCGATCCGGGGCCTGCCCGAGAGGAAGGCGGCATGACCGGCGCTGAAGACGAAGCCCTGTGGGAAGGCCTGCGGAGGCGCATTCTGCCTCTTACGCGGCGTCAGGACATGGACGGCCTGTACGCGCACATGGACGTGCTGCTTTTTCCGTCTCTGACAGCCGAAAGTTTCGGCCTGCCAATTCGCGAAGCCTTGGCGCGCGACGTTTTTGTGCTGTCCTCCGACTGCGGCGGCCCGCGCGAAGCCATTATCCATGGAGAAAACGGCCTGCTTTTCCCCCTGGGGGACCTGGAGAGCTTCAGAGAGCATCTGCGCGACATTCTTCAAAATCAGAACAGGTTCAAAAACTACCGTACCGCCAATTACGGAGATATGCGCGGCATTGAGGACCAGGCAAAAGAACTGGCCGCCGCCTATGAGGAAATCCTGCGGCAGTAA